Proteins encoded together in one Halalkaliarchaeum sp. AArc-CO window:
- the cgi121 gene encoding KEOPS complex subunit Cgi121 — MKLVEGVAHVDDLEEFLAAVDRITAETGAIVQVFDARYVVSREQLERAVELAERARDRGEEIARDPAVEILLYAAGRRQIDRALEMGIEEGETPAVAVVVGNDGDESAAAAALGSLFADADTLGEYDETRVREFFDVSTAELAAVDGGLADVVLERVALLDVEK; from the coding sequence ATGAAACTCGTGGAGGGAGTCGCCCACGTAGACGACCTCGAGGAGTTCCTGGCGGCGGTCGACCGGATCACCGCAGAGACCGGCGCGATCGTCCAGGTGTTCGACGCCCGGTACGTCGTCTCCCGGGAGCAGCTGGAACGGGCGGTCGAGCTCGCCGAGCGCGCCCGCGACCGCGGTGAGGAGATCGCCCGCGATCCGGCCGTCGAGATCCTCCTGTATGCGGCCGGGCGCCGCCAGATCGATCGGGCCCTGGAGATGGGGATCGAGGAGGGAGAAACCCCCGCAGTCGCCGTCGTCGTCGGGAACGACGGCGACGAATCGGCGGCCGCAGCGGCGCTGGGGTCACTGTTCGCCGACGCCGACACGCTCGGCGAGTACGACGAGACGCGCGTGCGGGAGTTCTTCGACGTCTCCACCGCCGAACTCGCCGCCGTCGACGGCGGGCTGGCTGACGTCGTGCTCGAACGGGTGGCGCTTCTGGACGTCGAAAAGTGA